From one Cyanobacterium stanieri PCC 7202 genomic stretch:
- a CDS encoding TonB-dependent receptor (PFAM: TonB-dependent Receptor Plug Domain; TonB dependent receptor~COGs: COG4206 Outer membrane cobalamin receptor protein~InterPro IPR012910:IPR000531~KEGG: amr:AM1_B0127 TonB-dependent receptor~PFAM: TonB-dependent receptor; TonB-dependent receptor plug~SPTR: TonB-dependent receptor), which translates to MPSKSLYWASPLLVVNVLFGHNFPVFAQPKEEPEVEQNLTEEEEQEIFIIITDQILNQPVFAPFRREATVRDSSRPVYVINREQMEAQGARTVQEALRYLPGILSDGTSGGQLGAQSGQIIRGGNSAQVLILLDGRPINDVGFFGGFDLSNFTTDNIERIELLPGGSSTLYGSDALGGVINIVSRRGTGETPQVSVRANVGSFGLNEQAISSRGETNGVSWAVGYTRTQSDNNFPFRIDRIGLQSQRENADVLYNNFNVQLAGNMGDRHNLTFNALYLNKDFGVAGGIPIPNSTGAFNSLTPLARQSTNEVLLDLTLASKLGEGEDSLLTTRIYGDFLDYNFNNPTPFGGEDQVNRRALGLQVQHNWQITPTQNITYGFDYRNTRADNTTINNNLSTLNYDGNIAQQAIFASYAVDFSPQFNLNLGLRQDFNSLVNGSFTSPSVGARYHITPQTTLRANYGRSFRAPQVLNLEGLGAFNVVGNPELKPERGNSFDIGIDQQLGNRGLLRLTFFSNRIDNLINFEFGNPSTYSNIGEIRTTGLEADLNVQIAPNIFGFANYTLNNPRILRDNNPAIEGNQLSFRGANRLNVGIAYERNIYLALILSNLNSYFVDNANTESLPGYTTMDFKTRIPLSGNVNFTGAIDNIFDRQYEQFPGFPALGRNFRVGLSATF; encoded by the coding sequence TTGCCGAGCAAAAGTCTTTATTGGGCATCGCCTTTATTGGTAGTTAATGTCCTTTTTGGTCATAATTTTCCAGTGTTCGCTCAACCAAAAGAAGAGCCAGAGGTTGAACAAAATTTGACCGAAGAAGAAGAGCAAGAAATTTTCATTATCATTACAGATCAAATCCTTAACCAGCCTGTTTTTGCCCCTTTTAGGCGCGAAGCCACGGTGAGGGATTCTAGTCGTCCTGTGTATGTCATTAATCGAGAACAAATGGAGGCACAGGGGGCCAGAACAGTTCAAGAAGCCCTAAGATATTTACCCGGCATTCTCAGTGATGGAACAAGTGGGGGACAACTAGGCGCCCAGAGTGGGCAAATTATCAGGGGTGGCAATTCGGCTCAAGTATTGATTTTATTGGATGGAAGACCTATTAATGATGTGGGTTTTTTCGGGGGTTTTGATCTATCCAACTTTACCACTGATAACATCGAACGCATTGAACTATTACCGGGGGGAAGTTCTACCCTTTATGGTTCCGATGCCCTTGGGGGGGTGATTAATATTGTCAGTCGTAGGGGTACGGGGGAAACTCCTCAAGTGAGCGTAAGGGCGAATGTGGGTAGTTTTGGCTTGAATGAACAAGCCATTAGTAGTCGGGGGGAAACCAACGGCGTTAGTTGGGCGGTGGGATATACCAGAACCCAGTCTGATAATAACTTTCCTTTCCGTATCGATCGCATCGGCTTACAATCTCAAAGGGAAAATGCCGATGTACTTTATAACAACTTCAATGTGCAGTTAGCTGGTAATATGGGCGATCGCCATAATCTTACCTTCAACGCCCTTTATCTAAATAAAGATTTTGGAGTGGCAGGGGGTATCCCTATTCCCAACAGCACAGGGGCATTTAATAGCCTTACCCCCCTTGCTAGGCAATCCACCAACGAGGTATTACTAGATCTCACCCTAGCCTCCAAACTAGGAGAGGGTGAAGACTCCCTGCTCACCACCAGAATATATGGAGACTTCCTCGACTACAATTTCAACAACCCAACACCTTTTGGGGGAGAAGATCAAGTTAATCGTCGAGCCTTGGGATTACAGGTACAACACAACTGGCAGATTACCCCCACCCAAAACATTACCTATGGTTTTGACTACCGCAACACCAGGGCAGACAACACCACCATCAACAACAACCTCAGTACCCTTAACTACGATGGCAACATCGCACAACAGGCTATTTTTGCTAGTTATGCAGTGGATTTTAGCCCCCAATTTAACCTTAATCTCGGACTCAGACAAGATTTTAATAGTTTGGTCAATGGTTCTTTTACTTCTCCTAGTGTGGGCGCAAGGTATCATATCACCCCCCAGACTACCCTTCGAGCCAATTATGGCAGAAGTTTTCGAGCGCCCCAGGTTCTTAACCTAGAAGGTTTGGGAGCTTTTAATGTGGTGGGTAATCCTGAGTTGAAACCAGAAAGGGGCAATAGTTTTGATATAGGCATCGATCAACAGTTGGGTAATAGGGGTTTATTACGACTAACTTTTTTTAGTAATCGCATTGATAACCTGATCAATTTTGAATTTGGCAACCCTAGCACCTACTCCAACATCGGTGAAATCAGAACCACAGGGTTAGAAGCTGATTTGAATGTTCAAATAGCGCCCAATATCTTCGGCTTTGCCAACTACACCCTCAACAATCCTCGCATTCTTCGGGATAATAACCCCGCCATCGAAGGAAATCAACTCAGTTTTAGGGGTGCAAATCGTCTTAATGTGGGTATTGCCTATGAAAGAAATATTTATTTAGCTCTTATTCTTAGTAACCTCAATAGTTACTTTGTGGATAACGCTAATACCGAATCCCTCCCCGGATACACCACCATGGATTTTAAAACTCGTATCCCCCTATCGGGTAATGTGAATTTTACCGGGGCGATCGATAATATATTTGATCGACAATATGAGCAGTTTCCCGGTTTCCCCGCCTTGGGTAGAAATTTCCGAGTCGGGTTGAGTGCAACTTTTTAA
- a CDS encoding outer membrane transport energization protein ExbB (PFAM: MotA/TolQ/ExbB proton channel family~COGs: COG0811 Biopolymer transport protein~InterPro IPR002898~KEGG: cyh:Cyan8802_3105 MotA/TolQ/ExbB proton channel~PFAM: MotA/TolQ/ExbB proton channel~SPTR: MotA/TolQ/ExbB proton channel; TC 2.C.1.1.1) has translation MFPSNLLSMGGVVTIPLFAFSLVTVALIVERFWFWTRVKSREKPLIVEVLKIYRSDCVTAIARLRKNIDLPIARIFLEALELEEANSTEFRLALETATQAELPLLKRFNTFFQTVITVAPLLGLLGTILGLIQSFASLDLGNAGGTNTAGVTGGISEALVSTVMGLVVAIATLIFANVFRSFYLRQIALIQEYGGQLELLYRRLYEKGEKPYANT, from the coding sequence ATGTTTCCTAGTAATCTATTAAGTATGGGGGGAGTGGTAACGATACCGTTATTCGCTTTCTCTTTGGTAACGGTGGCTTTGATCGTCGAGAGGTTTTGGTTTTGGACAAGGGTTAAGTCGAGGGAAAAGCCTTTAATTGTTGAGGTGCTGAAAATTTATCGTTCTGATTGTGTAACGGCGATCGCCCGTTTACGTAAAAATATAGACTTACCCATAGCCCGAATTTTTTTGGAAGCATTGGAACTAGAGGAGGCAAATTCTACGGAGTTTCGCCTTGCTTTGGAAACCGCAACCCAGGCCGAGTTACCTTTGTTAAAACGATTCAACACTTTTTTTCAAACCGTAATCACCGTCGCCCCGCTTTTGGGTTTATTAGGTACAATTTTGGGTTTAATTCAGTCTTTCGCTTCCCTTGATTTGGGTAATGCGGGGGGAACAAACACCGCAGGAGTAACGGGGGGGATTAGTGAAGCCCTTGTATCAACGGTAATGGGATTGGTAGTGGCGATCGCAACGTTAATTTTTGCCAATGTTTTCCGTTCTTTCTATCTACGTCAAATCGCCTTGATCCAAGAATATGGGGGACAATTAGAGCTTTTATATCGTCGTCTATACGAAAAAGGAGAAAAACCCTATGCGAATACATGA
- a CDS encoding alpha/beta hydrolase fold protein (COGs: COG0596 hydrolase or acyltransferase (alpha/beta hydrolase superfamily)~InterPro IPR000639:IPR000073~KEGG: cyc:PCC7424_4026 alpha/beta hydrolase fold protein~PFAM: alpha/beta hydrolase fold~SPTR: Alpha/beta hydrolase fold protein), producing MEVLSKSIHDVPSLPGDYWQWRGEKIYYVKAGLENPTKPPLLLVHGFGASTDHWRKNIHILKENYQVWAIDLLGFGRSGKPPWEYNGILWREQLNDFIQANIGQKTILAGNSLGGYGSLCTASQFPDSVAGLILINSAGPFSDAKKKNPTITQKISGFVLRQSWVTYFLFQRLRNKKNIRKTLEKVYLDNTAITEQLIEDIYRPSCDEGALQVFASVFKNPEGDKIDQLLEQLQCPLMTIWGEADPWMRTKERGAKFKQFCPNLTEHYLNAGHCPHDEAPEEVSQIIKDWIEKCL from the coding sequence ATGGAAGTTTTAAGCAAATCAATTCACGATGTGCCTTCCTTGCCCGGAGATTATTGGCAGTGGCGAGGGGAAAAAATTTATTATGTCAAAGCAGGATTGGAAAATCCTACCAAGCCCCCCTTATTATTGGTGCATGGTTTTGGGGCTTCCACAGATCATTGGCGTAAAAATATTCATATACTAAAAGAAAATTACCAAGTATGGGCGATCGACTTACTAGGTTTTGGGCGCTCAGGTAAGCCTCCATGGGAGTATAACGGCATCCTCTGGCGAGAACAATTAAACGACTTCATCCAAGCAAACATCGGACAAAAAACCATCCTTGCAGGAAACTCCCTCGGTGGTTATGGGTCCCTCTGTACCGCTTCCCAATTTCCTGACAGTGTAGCAGGATTAATCTTAATCAACAGTGCGGGCCCTTTTTCCGATGCCAAGAAGAAAAACCCCACCATCACCCAAAAAATCAGTGGTTTTGTTCTACGTCAATCATGGGTCACATATTTTCTATTCCAACGCCTAAGAAATAAAAAAAATATTCGTAAAACCCTTGAAAAAGTATATTTAGACAATACAGCGATTACCGAGCAATTGATCGAAGATATTTACCGTCCATCTTGCGATGAGGGTGCATTACAAGTATTTGCATCAGTATTTAAAAACCCTGAAGGAGACAAAATAGATCAACTCCTAGAACAACTACAATGTCCTTTGATGACCATTTGGGGAGAAGCAGATCCCTGGATGAGAACCAAAGAAAGGGGAGCTAAATTCAAACAGTTTTGCCCTAATCTTACAGAACATTACCTCAATGCAGGACATTGTCCCCATGATGAAGCCCCAGAGGAAGTAAGTCAAATTATTAAAGATTGGATCGAAAAATGTTTGTAA
- a CDS encoding outer membrane transport energization protein ExbD (PFAM: Biopolymer transport protein ExbD/TolR~COGs: COG0848 Biopolymer transport protein~InterPro IPR003400~KEGG: cyc:PCC7424_2392 biopolymer transport protein ExbD/TolR~PFAM: Biopolymer transport protein ExbD/TolR~SPTR: Biopolymer transport protein ExbD/TolR; TC 2.C.1.1.1), with protein MRIHEEENEVQGEINIVPMIDAIFSILAFFIISSLTLVRSQGLPVNLPSAQTSQVNEREEINITVQDNGRVFLDGQAITVETIATQVSSLIPENQQAMVIINADESVSHGIVVSVMDQLRQVEGATLAIATESPQ; from the coding sequence ATGCGAATACATGAAGAAGAGAATGAGGTGCAAGGAGAGATTAATATTGTGCCGATGATTGATGCTATTTTTTCTATTTTGGCATTTTTTATCATCTCCAGTCTAACTCTTGTTCGTTCCCAAGGATTGCCTGTTAATCTTCCCTCTGCCCAAACTTCTCAGGTCAACGAACGGGAAGAAATCAATATCACAGTCCAAGATAATGGCCGTGTTTTCCTTGATGGACAAGCCATTACGGTGGAAACCATTGCGACTCAGGTTAGCAGTTTGATTCCTGAAAATCAACAGGCGATGGTCATTATCAACGCTGATGAAAGTGTCTCCCATGGCATTGTCGTATCAGTAATGGATCAACTTAGACAGGTAGAAGGGGCAACCTTGGCGATCGCCACTGAGTCTCCCCAGTAG
- a CDS encoding acetolactate synthase, large subunit (PFAM: Thiamine pyrophosphate enzyme, central domain; Thiamine pyrophosphate enzyme, N-terminal TPP binding domain; Thiamine pyrophosphate enzyme, C-terminal TPP binding domain~TIGRFAM: acetolactate synthase, large subunit, biosynthetic type~COGs: COG0028 Thiamine pyrophosphate-requiring protein~InterProIPR012846:IPR000399:IPR012001:IPR012000:IPR 011766~KEGG: cyt:cce_4478 acetolactate synthase 3 catalytic subunit~PFAM: thiamine pyrophosphate TPP-binding domain-containing protein; thiamine pyrophosphate central domain-containing protein~SPTR: Acetolactate synthase;~TIGRFAM: acetolactate synthase, large subunit, biosynthetic type), with translation MVASNFSPVKLSPDAASVKKTGAFALMDSLRRHGVEYIFGYPGGAILPIYDELYRSEARGELKHILVRHEQGASHAADGYARATGKVGVCFGTSGPGATNLVTGIATAHMDSIPMVIITGQVPRAAIGSDAFQETDIFGITLPIVKHSYVARHARDIAWIIAEAFHIASTGRPGPVLVDIPKDVGLEECDYVPVNPGDVKLASYRPTVKGNPRQINAAIELMTQAKKPLLYVGGGAILANAHEEIKALAHRFQIPVTTTLMGLGAFDEHDSLSLNMLGMHGTAYANFAVTGCDLLIAVGARFDDRVTGKLDEFASRAKVIHIDIDPAEVGKNRRPDVPIVGDVRQVLTQILDRLKELGLPEETITQDWLAQIDGWKRDYPLEVPQPEGALSPQEVIVEVGRQAPNACYTTDVGQHQMWSAQFLKTGPRRWISSAGLGTMGYGLPAAMGAKVALPDEEVICISGDASFQMNLQELATLAQYNIKAKIVIINNGWQGMVRQWQETFYGERYSSSNMSTGMPDFQLLAQAFGVKGILVEDRSQLQGAIAQMLEHDGPVLMDVHVKRDENCYPMVAPGKCNAEMLGLPKEAPQFEE, from the coding sequence ATGGTAGCTTCTAATTTTTCCCCAGTAAAACTGTCCCCAGATGCAGCTTCAGTTAAGAAAACTGGAGCTTTCGCACTTATGGATAGCCTTCGCCGTCATGGTGTGGAGTATATTTTCGGTTATCCGGGGGGAGCTATTTTACCTATCTATGATGAATTATATCGCTCCGAAGCTAGAGGAGAATTAAAACATATTCTAGTGCGCCACGAGCAAGGGGCCTCCCACGCCGCCGATGGTTATGCGAGGGCGACGGGTAAAGTGGGAGTCTGTTTTGGTACTTCAGGGCCAGGTGCTACTAACCTCGTGACGGGCATCGCTACAGCCCACATGGACTCTATCCCCATGGTTATTATTACAGGTCAGGTACCCAGAGCCGCCATTGGTTCCGATGCTTTCCAAGAAACGGACATTTTTGGGATTACTTTACCCATCGTAAAACATTCCTATGTGGCTCGTCATGCCCGTGATATTGCTTGGATTATTGCGGAGGCTTTCCATATCGCTAGTACGGGGCGCCCTGGTCCTGTGTTGGTTGATATTCCCAAGGATGTGGGTTTGGAGGAATGTGATTATGTGCCTGTGAATCCGGGGGATGTGAAGTTAGCTAGTTATCGCCCTACGGTGAAGGGTAATCCTCGCCAGATTAATGCCGCTATTGAGTTAATGACTCAGGCGAAAAAGCCTTTGTTATATGTGGGTGGTGGTGCTATTTTAGCCAATGCCCATGAGGAAATTAAGGCTTTGGCTCATCGTTTCCAAATTCCTGTTACTACTACTTTGATGGGATTGGGTGCTTTTGATGAACATGATTCCCTTTCATTAAATATGTTGGGTATGCACGGTACCGCCTATGCTAACTTTGCGGTAACGGGTTGTGATTTGTTGATTGCGGTGGGTGCAAGGTTTGATGATAGGGTAACGGGTAAGTTGGATGAGTTTGCTTCCCGTGCGAAGGTGATTCATATTGATATTGATCCTGCGGAGGTGGGCAAAAATCGCCGTCCTGATGTGCCTATTGTGGGGGATGTGCGTCAGGTTTTAACTCAAATTTTGGATCGTCTGAAGGAGTTGGGTTTACCTGAAGAGACGATTACGCAAGATTGGTTGGCTCAAATCGATGGATGGAAACGGGATTATCCTTTGGAAGTGCCTCAACCTGAAGGTGCTTTATCTCCCCAAGAGGTAATTGTGGAAGTTGGTCGTCAGGCTCCTAATGCCTGTTATACTACGGATGTGGGACAACATCAGATGTGGTCGGCTCAATTCCTCAAAACTGGCCCCCGTCGTTGGATTTCTAGTGCTGGTTTGGGAACTATGGGTTATGGACTCCCTGCGGCGATGGGTGCAAAGGTGGCGCTGCCTGATGAGGAGGTTATCTGTATTAGTGGAGATGCTAGTTTTCAGATGAACCTACAGGAGTTGGCTACTTTGGCTCAATACAATATTAAGGCGAAGATTGTCATCATTAATAATGGTTGGCAAGGTATGGTGCGCCAGTGGCAGGAAACTTTTTATGGTGAGCGTTATTCTTCTTCTAATATGTCTACTGGGATGCCTGATTTTCAGCTTTTGGCTCAGGCTTTCGGAGTTAAGGGTATTTTAGTAGAAGATCGTAGTCAGTTGCAAGGGGCGATCGCCCAGATGCTAGAACATGATGGCCCTGTATTGATGGATGTTCATGTTAAACGGGATGAAAACTGCTATCCTATGGTGGCCCCCGGTAAATGCAATGCAGAGATGTTGGGTTTACCTAAAGAAGCTCCCCAATTTGAGGAATAA